One stretch of Deinococcus fonticola DNA includes these proteins:
- a CDS encoding glycosyltransferase translates to MPTAPTPIRVLHLTGNLDRGGIETWLKNVLQRVDRRQVAMDIMVVSPAPHEGHYEAELRALGARILRMPSTNRPLKFLPAYLSALRQFGPYDVVHSHIHHFGGIVLLLARLAGVRVRVATSHSDTLKLDLAARNGRYAYLTLMRAALQSSVTHRLAVSQMAARALFGPDWRALGTQVVNLGVDLLSLQQPRDIQQLRGRLNLPSGIPVLGHVGLLRAEKNHLFLLDVFHTYLKRHGPACLLLVGDGEERQAIEARVAQLGLTEQVYLLGSRSDIPDLLWLMDVFVFPSHFEGLSLAFLEAQAAGLPCVISSNVSIRMEASRMPLVDVQRLEVAAGPAVWSDAIAQAVKRGRHAPPYMDFDVGEKTQELVAFYQRAVAGEG, encoded by the coding sequence ATGCCCACCGCACCCACGCCCATACGCGTCCTTCATCTGACCGGCAATCTGGACCGTGGCGGGATCGAAACCTGGTTGAAGAACGTCTTGCAGCGCGTGGATCGCCGGCAGGTCGCCATGGACATCATGGTGGTCAGCCCTGCCCCACATGAAGGCCACTACGAAGCGGAACTCAGGGCCCTGGGGGCGCGCATTCTCCGCATGCCGTCCACCAACCGGCCGCTGAAATTCCTGCCGGCTTACCTGAGTGCTCTGCGGCAATTTGGCCCTTACGACGTGGTTCACAGCCACATTCACCACTTTGGTGGCATAGTGCTGCTGCTGGCGCGGCTGGCCGGCGTCAGGGTGCGGGTGGCGACCAGCCACAGCGACACCCTGAAGCTTGATCTGGCGGCCAGAAATGGCCGGTATGCGTACCTGACTCTGATGCGGGCCGCCTTGCAGAGCAGCGTTACCCACCGTCTGGCGGTAAGTCAAATGGCGGCCCGCGCCCTGTTCGGCCCAGACTGGCGGGCATTGGGGACTCAGGTCGTGAACCTGGGTGTAGATCTGCTAAGTCTTCAGCAGCCGCGTGACATTCAGCAATTACGCGGCCGCCTGAACTTGCCGAGCGGAATACCGGTACTGGGCCACGTGGGCCTGCTGCGCGCGGAAAAGAACCACCTGTTTCTGCTCGACGTGTTTCATACTTATCTGAAGCGTCACGGCCCGGCGTGCCTGCTGCTGGTCGGTGACGGTGAAGAGCGGCAGGCCATCGAGGCCCGCGTGGCGCAACTGGGGCTGACGGAGCAGGTGTACCTGCTGGGTTCGCGCTCCGATATTCCGGACCTATTGTGGCTTATGGATGTCTTCGTGTTTCCTTCCCACTTCGAGGGCCTGAGCCTGGCTTTCCTGGAGGCGCAGGCTGCGGGCTTGCCGTGCGTGATTTCCAGCAACGTGTCCATTCGGATGGAGGCCAGCCGGATGCCCCTGGTGGATGTGCAGAGGCTGGAGGTGGCGGCCGGGCCTGCCGTGTGGTCCGACGCCATTGCGCAGGCCGTGAAACGTGGCCGTCACGCACCGCCATACATGGACTTCGACGTGGGCGAGAAAACACAGGAACTGGTCGCGTTCTACCAGCGGGCTGTCGCAGGTGAAGGGTGA
- a CDS encoding O-antigen ligase family protein — translation MRSSTSGGSRDVPLDWLPSAPTVTQLARTAPWLERAVTWLLGAFIGVQCFGLPLLGVGPWALWPTMADVLFWVALLCAALYRCPVQPYLRTVWGALLSVGALSVGSFLLLLVMRDGHLGVAGPFGVFQVFKLLQLLGVFWMAGRLSLGRDVLRSWEGAARVGFLVIVVTIIWTYFSPAIPQFFGDVLPRGRGASGPWESYYLHNERGLGTLGYNHAYVAAMVLLQGAFLMMLRPARNHTWILLGIVVACFLSGARAGLVGAVLFVLLEGLRTPLRSTLTVLAVGVAGLFAMPYLHADLNTLIARQATILDAGDTGNLAGRGDIWQTYLSGLSSDPFRLLLGSGMGSAVANNGSNAHMLVLQVLYETGVVGLTVMGLLFWLLFRQLGQLKTGRSGIAMNLLVGLWATSFAAETLYPNSAFGSFLPMLALVLVVALTPAHSETLQEPVTPVSGPRIVEWED, via the coding sequence GTGAGGAGCAGTACAAGTGGCGGCAGTCGTGACGTTCCGCTGGACTGGCTTCCCAGCGCCCCCACCGTGACCCAGTTGGCCCGCACCGCCCCCTGGCTGGAAAGGGCCGTCACCTGGTTGCTCGGGGCGTTCATTGGCGTGCAGTGTTTCGGGCTGCCGCTGCTGGGCGTGGGGCCGTGGGCGCTGTGGCCTACCATGGCCGACGTGCTGTTCTGGGTGGCCCTGTTGTGCGCGGCCCTGTACCGCTGCCCGGTGCAACCTTACCTGCGGACTGTGTGGGGCGCCCTGCTGAGTGTGGGGGCGCTGTCCGTGGGTTCTTTCCTGCTGCTGCTGGTCATGCGGGACGGTCACCTGGGCGTGGCCGGGCCGTTCGGTGTTTTTCAGGTGTTCAAGCTGTTGCAACTGCTGGGCGTGTTCTGGATGGCAGGCCGCCTGTCCCTGGGCCGTGACGTGCTCAGAAGTTGGGAAGGGGCCGCTCGTGTGGGTTTTTTGGTCATCGTCGTGACGATCATCTGGACGTACTTCTCTCCGGCCATTCCGCAGTTTTTCGGGGATGTCCTGCCGCGTGGCCGGGGGGCGTCCGGCCCGTGGGAGTCGTACTACCTGCACAATGAGCGCGGCCTGGGTACGCTGGGGTACAACCACGCTTACGTGGCGGCCATGGTGCTGCTTCAGGGCGCTTTCCTGATGATGTTGCGCCCGGCCCGTAACCACACCTGGATTCTGCTGGGCATCGTGGTGGCGTGCTTCCTGTCCGGTGCGCGGGCGGGTCTGGTAGGCGCGGTGTTGTTCGTGCTGCTGGAGGGCCTGCGTACCCCCCTGCGTTCCACTCTGACGGTGCTGGCGGTGGGCGTGGCGGGCCTGTTCGCCATGCCTTACCTGCACGCTGACCTGAACACCCTGATTGCCCGGCAGGCCACCATTCTGGATGCCGGAGATACTGGCAACCTGGCAGGCCGGGGTGACATCTGGCAAACGTACTTGAGTGGCCTGAGCAGTGATCCTTTCCGGTTGCTGCTGGGCAGCGGCATGGGGTCGGCGGTGGCGAACAACGGCTCTAACGCGCACATGCTGGTGCTTCAGGTGCTGTATGAAACCGGGGTGGTGGGCCTTACGGTCATGGGTCTGCTGTTCTGGCTGCTGTTCCGGCAACTGGGCCAACTGAAGACCGGACGATCAGGCATTGCCATGAACCTGCTGGTGGGCCTGTGGGCCACATCGTTTGCGGCCGAGACCCTGTACCCCAATTCGGCCTTCGGTTCGTTCCTGCCGATGCTGGCACTGGTGCTGGTGGTGGCCCTGACCCCGGCACATTCCGAAACCCTTCAGGAACCCGTGACCCCGGTATCTGGCCCCCGTATCGTTGAATGGGAGGACTGA
- a CDS encoding glycosyltransferase, translated as MRLSVVLEQRFIHTADGATFDNGHATYTHWQRYLNTFEEVQVVGRSQLVQVVPDGYRRVDGPAVTVLHVPYYQGPVGLLKRLPQVSAALLCGLEPQEAVIVRLSGVLGHLAAGLRYWQRQPFAVEVVNDPFMGYGPDGTRHPLRPVFRWMLTALTRWQCRQAVAVQYVTRQALQRLYPTRHENVSFGVSDVHLPPEAFSGPRQYDRPARLAVLVGMLEQRHKAADIAIAALAKLRGQGHDGQGHDLHLRIVGDGPLRSELEAQAAALGIAPFVEFVGQRSTPAEVRGDLREADLFLIPSRTEGMPRVLLEALAQGLPAIGSDVGGIPELLDAAHLVKPGSVEDLARAWQALALDTAALTRESARNHHAAQEYADHVLDGQRTAFQRVVRLATASRRVTA; from the coding sequence TTGAGGCTAAGTGTCGTACTGGAACAGAGGTTCATTCACACCGCTGACGGGGCGACCTTCGACAACGGTCACGCCACCTACACGCACTGGCAACGTTACCTGAACACTTTCGAGGAAGTGCAGGTGGTGGGCCGTTCGCAACTGGTGCAGGTCGTCCCGGACGGGTACAGGCGCGTGGATGGCCCGGCGGTCACGGTGCTGCACGTCCCGTACTACCAGGGGCCCGTGGGCCTGCTGAAACGCTTACCGCAGGTGTCCGCTGCACTGCTGTGCGGCCTTGAACCGCAGGAGGCCGTCATCGTGCGGCTTTCCGGGGTGCTGGGCCACCTGGCAGCAGGCCTGCGGTACTGGCAACGGCAACCCTTCGCGGTGGAGGTCGTCAACGACCCGTTTATGGGGTACGGCCCGGACGGTACGCGGCACCCCCTGCGGCCTGTGTTCCGCTGGATGCTCACGGCCCTGACGCGCTGGCAGTGCCGCCAGGCGGTGGCGGTGCAGTACGTGACCCGCCAGGCCCTGCAACGCCTTTACCCGACACGCCATGAGAACGTGTCGTTTGGCGTGTCGGACGTGCATTTACCCCCGGAGGCGTTCAGCGGGCCGCGTCAGTACGACCGCCCGGCCCGGCTGGCGGTGCTGGTCGGCATGCTGGAACAACGCCACAAGGCCGCCGACATTGCCATTGCCGCCCTGGCGAAACTGCGCGGGCAGGGACATGACGGGCAGGGACACGACCTGCACCTGCGAATTGTCGGGGATGGCCCACTGCGTTCCGAACTGGAAGCGCAAGCTGCCGCGCTGGGCATCGCGCCGTTCGTGGAGTTCGTGGGCCAACGCAGCACGCCCGCCGAGGTAAGGGGCGACTTACGGGAAGCTGACCTGTTCCTCATTCCATCCCGCACTGAAGGTATGCCCCGCGTGCTGCTGGAAGCCCTGGCGCAGGGTCTGCCGGCCATCGGGTCGGACGTGGGCGGTATCCCTGAACTGCTGGACGCCGCCCACCTGGTCAAGCCGGGTAGTGTGGAAGACCTGGCGCGGGCCTGGCAGGCGCTGGCGCTTGACACGGCGGCCCTGACCCGCGAAAGCGCCCGCAACCACCACGCCGCCCAGGAGTACGCCGATCACGTGCTGGACGGTCAGCGTACGGCCTTTCAACGCGTCGTGCGGCTCGCCACGGCCTCCCGGAGGGTCACCGCATGA
- a CDS encoding glycosyltransferase family 4 protein — protein MKKPKTILYTTTTAIAALAFFSEQLGHLRREGWDVHFVTPAEPSDQVKRAIQASGATHHTLNFAREISPRHDLRSLLEMIRIVWKVRPDVINFSTPKAGLLGGIASALLGTPLRVYFIHGLRSETAATGKLALLRPVLMLMERLTCWCAHEVLCVSPSNRDEAVKLGMVPDQKIRVLGAGSPAGIPFERYAHPDPQAVAAARQELNLPEGTPVVGFVARMAPQKGIEELLLAWPLVHQRVANAKFLLVGTPDPANPLSEKAQQAFETAPNLIQVKFEADMSRLYPLMTVHTLPSRHEGLGMVVLEAAANGVPSVLTDASGVRDAGVPGVTCLQVPTGDVQALADALVQLLTDQPLRDQLGQQAQAWVKQHFAQERLWALWDEFYAQAWKKQRRRARADLRPWAVGAAVLALALTRRRR, from the coding sequence ATGAAGAAACCCAAGACCATCCTGTACACCACCACCACCGCCATTGCCGCACTGGCCTTCTTTTCCGAGCAACTGGGTCACCTGCGCCGCGAAGGCTGGGACGTTCACTTCGTCACGCCCGCCGAACCGTCCGATCAGGTCAAGCGGGCCATTCAGGCCAGCGGGGCCACGCACCACACCCTGAATTTCGCCCGTGAAATCTCACCCCGGCACGACCTGCGTTCCCTGCTGGAAATGATCCGTATTGTCTGGAAGGTGCGTCCCGACGTGATCAATTTCTCCACGCCCAAGGCCGGACTGCTGGGCGGCATAGCCAGTGCGCTGCTTGGCACGCCGCTGCGCGTGTACTTCATTCATGGACTGCGCAGCGAAACCGCCGCCACCGGGAAACTGGCCCTGCTACGCCCCGTTCTGATGCTCATGGAACGCCTCACCTGCTGGTGCGCCCATGAGGTACTGTGCGTCAGTCCATCGAACCGCGACGAGGCCGTGAAACTGGGCATGGTTCCTGACCAGAAAATTCGCGTGCTGGGCGCAGGCAGTCCCGCCGGAATTCCCTTCGAGCGTTACGCTCACCCCGACCCGCAAGCGGTGGCGGCGGCGCGCCAGGAACTGAATTTACCGGAGGGGACGCCCGTCGTGGGCTTCGTGGCCCGCATGGCCCCGCAGAAAGGCATCGAGGAACTTTTGCTGGCCTGGCCCCTGGTTCACCAGCGTGTTGCCAACGCTAAGTTCCTGCTGGTCGGCACGCCTGACCCCGCCAACCCCCTCTCCGAGAAAGCCCAGCAGGCCTTCGAGACCGCCCCGAACCTCATTCAAGTGAAGTTCGAGGCGGACATGAGCCGCCTCTACCCGCTGATGACCGTGCACACCCTGCCCAGTCGCCACGAGGGTCTGGGCATGGTGGTGCTGGAAGCTGCGGCCAACGGCGTCCCCAGCGTCCTGACGGACGCCTCCGGCGTGCGTGATGCGGGCGTGCCGGGCGTCACCTGCCTGCAAGTCCCAACTGGAGACGTGCAGGCCCTCGCGGACGCACTGGTTCAACTGCTGACCGACCAGCCCCTGCGTGACCAACTGGGCCAGCAGGCGCAGGCGTGGGTCAAGCAGCACTTCGCGCAGGAGAGACTCTGGGCGCTGTGGGACGAATTTTACGCCCAGGCCTGGAAAAAGCAGCGTCGCCGTGCCAGGGCTGACCTGCGCCCCTGGGCGGTGGGAGCCGCCGTCCTGGCGCTGGCGCTGACGCGCCGCAGGCGCTGA
- the galE gene encoding UDP-glucose 4-epimerase GalE yields MKVLVTGGAGYIGSTTCSALEDAGHTPIVLDSLVSGPQEFTRGRVFYQGDVADQGLVRRIFAEHPDIEATLHFAARIVVPESVEHPALYYRENVLGSLTLFETLAELGQRRVIFSSSASVYDSPQDFQVNENSPLKPLSPYARSKRMTEEMLEDLCVASAQQGRGLRGIALRYFNPIGADPQMRSGPYVAEPSHLLGRLVSAARGGGEFSITGTDYPTRDGSGLRDYIHVWDLAQAHVAALEHFEQAFERANAERMSTERAEAGPPVSFLIINVGTGNGVTVRELVEAFQQVSPQPLAVREAPRRPGDSAGAYADIGRARRWLDWAPQCSTSEGLSSALNWAARWTDRQPT; encoded by the coding sequence GTGAAAGTTCTTGTCACCGGCGGAGCGGGGTATATCGGCAGCACCACCTGTTCTGCCCTGGAGGATGCCGGTCACACCCCTATCGTGCTGGATTCGCTGGTCAGCGGCCCCCAGGAGTTCACGCGCGGCCGCGTGTTCTACCAGGGCGATGTGGCGGATCAGGGCCTGGTTCGGCGCATCTTTGCCGAGCATCCCGACATCGAAGCCACCCTGCACTTCGCGGCGCGGATCGTCGTGCCGGAGTCGGTGGAGCACCCGGCGCTGTATTACCGCGAGAACGTGCTGGGCAGCCTGACCCTGTTCGAGACCCTGGCCGAACTGGGGCAGCGCCGAGTGATCTTCAGCTCCAGCGCCAGCGTGTACGACAGCCCACAGGACTTTCAGGTCAACGAGAACAGCCCGCTGAAACCGCTGAGTCCCTACGCCCGCAGCAAACGCATGACCGAAGAGATGCTCGAAGACCTGTGCGTGGCCTCGGCGCAGCAGGGCCGGGGCCTACGCGGCATTGCGCTGCGCTACTTCAATCCCATTGGGGCTGACCCGCAGATGCGCAGCGGGCCTTATGTGGCAGAGCCCTCGCACCTGCTGGGCCGCCTGGTCAGCGCCGCGCGCGGCGGCGGGGAATTCAGTATTACCGGTACGGATTACCCCACGCGCGACGGCAGCGGCCTGCGCGACTACATTCACGTGTGGGATCTGGCGCAGGCGCACGTGGCGGCGCTGGAGCACTTCGAGCAGGCCTTCGAGCGGGCCAATGCTGAGCGGATGAGTACCGAGCGAGCCGAGGCCGGGCCGCCCGTTTCCTTCCTGATCATCAACGTCGGCACCGGGAACGGCGTGACGGTGCGCGAGCTGGTCGAGGCTTTCCAGCAGGTTTCCCCGCAACCCCTGGCAGTCAGGGAAGCGCCGCGCCGCCCCGGTGACAGCGCCGGCGCATATGCCGACATCGGCCGCGCCCGCCGCTGGCTCGACTGGGCGCCGCAGTGTTCCACGTCAGAGGGCCTGAGTTCGGCGCTGAACTGGGCCGCGCGCTGGACAGACCGCCAGCCCACTTGA
- a CDS encoding tyrosine-protein kinase family protein, with amino-acid sequence MTLPSRVQDLDVGAYLRVLRGAMVPILLGALALAALAFVYSRSRPPVYRATASLAALPTSSGNSVINNTLVSAPALPAGVVGRALRSPDVTRDGVKRLRATVPDSAARRQTLANIAAELRSENYRTIGLAAEIDQNLIGTYEISALAGTPEVARATADAFAAALLQWDRARALDGINRARTNLITQRDLLGGQLSAGGQAVGERTLEQMRSEVVQQLQQVEVLRQTVSGTLSPIASATLPVDPVAPKPLRNAILTFGAALFFGLLLALLRDRLGKRVQDPDILRSFGLPVLGLLPPVTLRRHNPRGALALLASGSFREQLEFVRVGMLSRLGLTDVAAAGPRSAKTPLVALSSANMDEGKSTLTASLALICAQRGLKVLVVDADIYRQRQKDLLLSRPEKAVTRHQVGDHEVWMQVQPNIDLLTLLDSRIEPAKSQRTIRAMSNHYDLVLVDTPPILKIADTGPFARLMDGLLLVVDVNTSVEQVERLVDETTRLGVNTLGFVLNRYRDVGNGYYEYRSTLTGQEVKIHG; translated from the coding sequence ATGACCCTGCCCTCCAGGGTGCAGGATCTGGATGTCGGCGCCTACCTGCGGGTTCTGCGCGGGGCAATGGTGCCGATTTTGCTCGGCGCCCTGGCCCTGGCGGCGCTGGCGTTCGTGTATTCCAGGTCGCGCCCGCCGGTCTACCGCGCCACCGCCAGCCTGGCCGCCCTGCCCACCAGCTCGGGCAATTCCGTGATCAACAACACGCTGGTGTCGGCTCCGGCGCTGCCTGCCGGGGTGGTCGGCCGCGCCCTGCGGAGCCCGGACGTGACCCGCGACGGAGTCAAACGCCTGCGCGCTACCGTACCGGACTCTGCGGCCCGCCGTCAGACGCTGGCGAACATCGCAGCCGAACTGCGTTCCGAGAATTACCGCACTATCGGGCTGGCGGCCGAAATCGACCAGAACCTGATCGGCACCTATGAAATCTCGGCCCTGGCCGGCACGCCGGAAGTCGCCCGGGCCACGGCGGACGCTTTCGCTGCGGCGCTGCTGCAATGGGACCGGGCGCGGGCGCTGGACGGCATCAACCGCGCGCGCACCAACCTGATCACCCAGCGCGACCTGCTCGGTGGGCAGCTCAGCGCCGGCGGTCAGGCGGTGGGCGAACGCACGCTGGAACAGATGCGCAGCGAAGTGGTGCAGCAGCTTCAGCAGGTGGAGGTGCTGCGCCAGACCGTGAGCGGCACGCTGTCCCCCATTGCCAGCGCCACCCTGCCGGTCGATCCTGTGGCACCCAAGCCGCTGCGTAACGCCATCCTGACGTTCGGAGCCGCGCTGTTCTTCGGGCTGCTGCTGGCCCTGTTGCGTGACCGACTGGGCAAGCGCGTGCAGGATCCCGATATTCTGCGCAGCTTCGGGCTTCCCGTCCTGGGGCTACTGCCGCCTGTGACCCTGCGCCGCCATAATCCGCGCGGGGCGCTGGCTCTGCTGGCCAGCGGGAGTTTCCGGGAGCAACTGGAATTCGTGCGGGTGGGTATGCTGTCCCGACTGGGACTGACCGATGTGGCGGCCGCGGGGCCACGCAGCGCTAAGACGCCGCTGGTGGCCCTGAGCAGCGCCAACATGGACGAGGGCAAAAGTACCCTGACGGCGAGCCTGGCCCTGATCTGCGCCCAGCGCGGCCTGAAGGTGCTGGTGGTGGACGCCGATATCTACCGCCAGCGCCAGAAAGACCTGCTGCTGAGTCGCCCAGAGAAGGCGGTGACGCGCCATCAGGTCGGTGATCACGAGGTCTGGATGCAGGTTCAGCCGAACATCGACCTGCTGACCCTGCTGGATTCCCGCATCGAGCCGGCCAAATCGCAGCGAACCATCCGGGCCATGTCCAACCACTACGACCTCGTGCTGGTGGACACGCCGCCCATTCTGAAAATCGCGGATACCGGGCCATTTGCGCGGCTGATGGACGGTCTGCTGCTGGTGGTGGATGTCAATACCAGCGTCGAGCAGGTCGAGCGCCTGGTGGACGAAACCACCCGCCTGGGGGTGAACACCCTGGGGTTTGTGCTGAACCGTTACCGGGACGTGGGCAACGGTTACTATGAATACCGGTCAACTTTGACAGGTCAAGAGGTCAAAATTCACGGTTGA
- a CDS encoding exopolysaccharide biosynthesis polyprenyl glycosylphosphotransferase, protein MVPHSNLPSLTGIRLSVRPFWVWDALIYAVVALLAWLTFGRGEDAPATAAQIIQMRLWFIASLLAYLLAFQVSVGRYFFQRPAGPVLVPVASFLLLALLLGAIGKFASVWVMLPLHLLWLGLAALRQSVARRLTPPLRLGMTSRPTDDLLRHLPRHRLQYAPITPHEPQSLHQIDALIIAAEEPRPLQTRALAHAQLMNIPIITQRTLEEELLGKVSLDSIDEGWLQRSAFQSTYQQVKRFLDVTATLLALPLLLPLMAVVAAVVYFNSGRPVLFWQERVGQDGQAFQLVKFRTMTRDSERSGPAFAKSGDQRVTPVGAFLRKFRLDELPQFWNVLRGEMSIIGPRPEQWAFVAEFEESIPLYTTRHWVRPGITGWAQVNQGYTDSVGQTTEKLQYDFFYVKYCSLSLDALIVWKTIQTILTGFGSR, encoded by the coding sequence ATGGTGCCCCACTCAAACCTGCCTTCCCTTACTGGAATTAGACTCAGCGTCAGGCCGTTCTGGGTCTGGGACGCGCTGATTTATGCCGTGGTGGCTCTGCTGGCCTGGCTGACCTTCGGCCGAGGTGAGGATGCCCCGGCCACGGCGGCCCAGATTATTCAGATGCGGCTGTGGTTCATCGCCAGCCTGCTGGCCTATCTGCTGGCCTTTCAGGTCAGTGTCGGGCGCTACTTCTTTCAGCGCCCCGCTGGCCCCGTGCTGGTTCCGGTCGCCTCGTTCCTGCTGCTGGCCCTGCTGCTGGGGGCCATTGGGAAATTTGCGTCGGTCTGGGTCATGCTGCCGCTGCACCTGCTGTGGCTGGGGCTGGCGGCCCTGCGTCAGTCGGTGGCCCGGCGGCTCACCCCACCTCTGCGCCTGGGCATGACCTCGCGCCCCACCGATGACCTTCTGCGGCACCTGCCGCGCCACCGCCTCCAGTACGCGCCGATCACCCCCCATGAACCGCAGAGTCTGCACCAGATCGATGCCCTCATCATTGCGGCCGAAGAACCGCGCCCGCTGCAAACCAGGGCACTGGCGCACGCCCAGCTCATGAATATTCCCATCATCACTCAGCGGACGCTGGAGGAAGAACTGCTGGGCAAGGTGTCGCTGGACAGCATCGACGAGGGCTGGCTGCAACGCTCCGCCTTTCAGTCGACGTACCAGCAGGTCAAGCGCTTCCTGGACGTCACGGCGACGCTGCTGGCCCTGCCGCTGCTGCTGCCCCTGATGGCCGTGGTGGCGGCGGTGGTGTACTTCAACAGCGGGCGGCCCGTGCTGTTCTGGCAGGAACGGGTCGGTCAGGACGGCCAGGCCTTTCAACTGGTGAAGTTCCGCACCATGACCCGCGACTCCGAGCGTTCCGGCCCGGCCTTCGCCAAGTCCGGCGACCAGCGCGTCACCCCGGTGGGCGCCTTCCTGCGTAAATTCCGCCTGGACGAACTGCCGCAATTCTGGAACGTCCTGCGCGGCGAAATGAGCATCATCGGCCCGCGGCCCGAACAGTGGGCTTTCGTGGCCGAATTCGAGGAAAGTATTCCCCTTTACACCACCCGGCACTGGGTCAGACCCGGCATTACCGGCTGGGCGCAGGTCAATCAGGGATACACCGACAGCGTGGGGCAAACCACCGAGAAACTCCAGTACGATTTTTTCTACGTCAAGTACTGCTCGCTGAGCCTGGACGCCCTGATCGTCTGGAAAACCATCCAGACCATCCTGACCGGCTTCGGCTCGCGGTAA
- a CDS encoding aminoglycoside phosphotransferase family protein, with amino-acid sequence MFGPYLKRWKLVPDGAAIHTHSSDLLPVLYAGQPAMLKVARSDEETTGNHLMVWLGGHGAARVYAQGGEAIVLERLHSEPSLTEMVNTGQDNEATRILCRAAAELHAVSRLEHTPPPPLPDLRRWFRSLERTAAQGGVYATAWSIAQELLNDPQDTTALHGDLHHGNVLHSPARGWLLIDPKGLVGERGFDYANIFYNPTNADALRPGRLARQLEIVCAESGLERARLLRWVAAYGGLSAAWWLEDDQHGDDQYSEARKVLNIVELALAALSVSG; translated from the coding sequence ATGTTCGGGCCATACCTGAAACGCTGGAAGCTCGTGCCGGATGGCGCGGCCATTCACACGCACAGCAGCGACCTGTTGCCGGTGCTGTACGCGGGCCAACCGGCCATGCTGAAGGTTGCTCGCAGTGACGAGGAAACCACCGGGAACCACCTGATGGTGTGGCTAGGCGGGCACGGCGCGGCCCGCGTGTACGCGCAGGGCGGTGAGGCGATTGTGCTGGAACGGCTGCACAGTGAACCGTCCCTGACGGAAATGGTGAACACTGGGCAGGACAATGAGGCCACGCGCATTCTGTGCCGCGCCGCCGCTGAACTGCACGCCGTTTCCCGCCTGGAGCACACTCCACCTCCGCCCCTGCCTGACCTGCGCCGCTGGTTCCGTTCACTGGAGAGAACAGCCGCCCAGGGCGGGGTGTACGCGACCGCGTGGAGCATAGCGCAGGAATTGCTGAACGACCCACAGGACACCACTGCGCTGCACGGCGACCTTCACCACGGGAATGTCCTGCACAGCCCGGCACGAGGCTGGCTCCTGATCGACCCGAAGGGGCTGGTGGGCGAACGCGGCTTCGATTACGCGAACATCTTCTACAACCCCACCAATGCTGATGCCCTCAGGCCGGGGCGACTGGCCCGGCAGCTTGAAATCGTCTGCGCCGAGAGCGGACTGGAAAGGGCGCGCCTTCTGCGCTGGGTGGCCGCCTACGGGGGCCTGAGCGCCGCCTGGTGGCTCGAAGATGACCAGCACGGTGATGACCAGTACAGCGAAGCCCGGAAGGTGCTGAACATCGTGGAACTTGCCCTGGCAGCCCTCAGCGTTTCGGGTTGA
- a CDS encoding undecaprenyl-diphosphate phosphatase: MDALYSIILGIVEGITEFLPISSTGHLIVAGELFKGLQATPWTKEMKDAFEVIIQGGAILSVLVYYFRDIAQIRHIATDKTQQNLWTSVLIACLPAVVIGAALGSTIKHYLFTPSVVAWALIVGGILIWIVESRKTTPEVHNIESIKPGKALLIGLVQCLAMVWPGFSRSASSILGGMLLGLDRPTATKFSFYLGLITLGGASLLDLIKSRHILGEIGALNMILGIGISFVVAYASIGWLLKFVSTNDFKPFAIYRIIAGIIILVLIATGVLQNANLA, from the coding sequence ATGGACGCCCTGTACTCGATCATCCTCGGCATCGTCGAAGGCATCACGGAATTCCTTCCCATCAGCAGCACCGGACACCTGATCGTCGCCGGGGAACTCTTCAAGGGCCTGCAGGCCACGCCCTGGACGAAAGAAATGAAGGACGCCTTCGAAGTCATCATTCAGGGCGGCGCGATCCTGTCGGTGCTGGTGTACTACTTCCGGGATATCGCGCAGATTCGCCACATCGCCACGGATAAAACGCAGCAGAACCTGTGGACGAGCGTGCTGATCGCCTGTCTTCCTGCCGTGGTGATAGGCGCGGCCCTCGGGTCGACCATCAAGCATTACCTGTTCACGCCGTCCGTGGTGGCGTGGGCGCTGATCGTGGGCGGCATCCTGATCTGGATTGTCGAGAGCCGCAAAACCACCCCGGAAGTGCACAACATCGAGAGCATCAAACCCGGCAAGGCCCTGCTGATCGGCCTGGTGCAATGCCTGGCGATGGTCTGGCCGGGCTTCTCACGCAGCGCCAGCAGCATCCTGGGCGGCATGCTGCTGGGCCTGGATCGCCCCACCGCCACCAAATTCAGTTTCTACCTGGGCCTCATCACTCTGGGCGGCGCGTCACTGCTCGACCTGATCAAGAGCCGCCACATTCTGGGAGAGATCGGCGCGCTGAACATGATCCTGGGGATCGGCATCAGCTTCGTGGTGGCCTACGCTTCCATCGGCTGGTTGCTGAAATTCGTCTCCACCAACGACTTCAAACCCTTCGCCATCTACCGCATCATCGCGGGCATCATCATCCTGGTGCTGATCGCCACGGGCGTGCTGCAAAACGCGAACCTCGCTTAA